From Anopheles darlingi chromosome 2, idAnoDarlMG_H_01, whole genome shotgun sequence, the proteins below share one genomic window:
- the LOC125949286 gene encoding uncharacterized protein LOC125949286: protein MASQSMINESADDGLPGEFWNEFLDEVDGVDEDLLQQRHAEMLAREAEHIRRINAAWNTGLQSSSATVQTQPTATVPARMPSLAPNLSPPTLESTPSSRRISSSSASSSVPSQLRPITVTEAAQTVKEPEKLPNETNGNQATIARSSSNKKRPTRDEDDDSGEETEIRESDKRDRRRSRYHSRSRSPSVESRRRRHRSRSRRRSRSRSRSRRYRSRSRSRRRSRTRSRSRSGSRDSHGRTRNRSDADRSTGPPGAELGMMQTMMTMMMQMIDKSSNQTATASVSIPEALSNLRKSAASSTPEPTFNRGGKGAERTSRQTFSSTETQSVTPAYDVGTELFLKGDINFGEYLALKPSSRENSMVTPNPHVTSCINEAISILGRTETKEQTGKFLYVPPTYNSEITKKDNRSPLIWNTYNVLFRFSSNQREVDLCEPFPNVNTKLKSIIADLGLDEGIIAHQLEQSVKAAKARAVLEDSSSHIQAIIAPAGDQPGLGPRGRRHMIERAVQTSGYACGECVERSKRTYVSTGMQTKTNIVRQADAVVQTSNFNREEETRGPSIMLTNMTPNQIELVETIVNYIRQRQITGSVESVSNALRRDSTAPVAMGRELYDSIQLTLGQAAGLANRAANMNGQNMMPQPAAPAPPPPPSVVLPMQAPKPNDPRLGARGGNYRGFQGSRQMPQVNLVPAGFLYDGPKKNKKRK from the exons ATGGCCAGCCAATCGATGATCAACGaaagtgctgatgatggcttaCCGGGTGAGTTTTGGAATGAGTTTCTGGACGAAGTCGACGGAGTGGACGAGGATCTGCTCCAGCAACGGCATGCCGAAATGTTGGCACGCGAAGCCGAACACATCCGGCGCATCAACGCCGCCTGGAACACCGGCCTGCAGAGTAGCTCCGCCACCGTGCAGACCCAACCGACTGCCACAGTGCCTGCTCGTATGCCCAGCCTGGCACCCAACCTGTCTCCTCCCACACTGGAGTCTACGCCCAGCTCGCGCCggatctcatcatcatcagcatcatcttctgtACCAAGCCAGCTCCGACCGATCACGGTCACGGAAGCAGCACAGACAGTGAAGGAACCGGAAAAACTCCCGAACGAGACAAACGGAAACCAAGCTACTATTGCTCGTTCCTCTAGCAACAAAAAGCGACCGACgcgtgatgaagatgatgatagcGGTGAGGAAACGGAGATCCGAGAATCGGACAAACGGGACCGGCGTCGTTCACGGTATCACTCACGGAGCCGATCGCCAAGCGTTGAATCTCGGCGACGCCGGCATCGTTCCCGTTCTCGACGGCGAtctcgttcccgttcccgctcCCGGCGTTATCGCTCTCGTTCGCGAAGTCGCCGCCGCAGCCgtacacgatcgcgatcacgctcCGGATCGCGAGATTCGCACGGTCGTACCCGGAACCGTAGTGacgccgaccgatcgaccgggcCGCCCGGTGCCGAGCTTGGCATGATGCAGACCATGATGAccatgatgatgcagatgatcgACAAATCATCGAAccaaacggcaacggcaagtGTTTCGATACCGGAAGCATTGTCGAACCTTCGTAAATCAGCGGCCTCATCCACCCCAGAACCGACTTTCAACAGAGGTGGAAAGGGAGCTGAAAGAACCTCCAGGCAGACTTTTAGTTCAACAGAAACACAATCGGTGACCCCGGCATACGATGTTGGAACTGAG TTGTTCCTCAAAGGAGACATCAATTTCGGCGAATACCTGGCCTTGAAACCTTCGTCCCGGGAGAATAGTATGGTAACACCGAATCCGCATG TTACCAGTTGCATCAATGAAGCCATCTCGATCCTCGGTCGCACGGAGACGAAGGAACAAACCGGAAAATTCCTCTATGTGCCACCCACTTATAATAGTGAAATCACCAAAAAGGATAACCGTTCGCCGCTCATCTGGAACACGTACAACGTGCTGTTCCGCTTCTCATCCAACCAGCGGGAGGTGGACTTGTGCGAACCCTTTCCCAATGTGAACACGAAGCTGAAATCGATCATCGCGGATCTCGGTCTAGACGAAGGCATCATCGCTCATCAGCTGGAACAAAGCGTGAAGGCGGCCAAGGCACGGGCGGTATTAGAAGACTCTTCGTCCCATATCCAGGCCATTATTGCACCCGCGGGCGATCAGCCGGGCCTGGGTCCAAGGGGGCGCCGGCATATGATCGAACGAGCAGTTCAAACGTCCGGATACGCTTGCGGCGAATGTGTTGAGCGATCGAAACGTACCTACGTATCGACAGGTATGCAAACCAAGACAAACATCGTACGGCAGGCGGATGCCGTCGTACAAACCAGCAACTTCAATAGGGAGGAGGAGACACGCGGTCCAAGCATCATGCTTACCAATATGACCCCGAACCAGATTGAGCTGGTCGAAACGATCGTCAACTACATTCGCCAGCGACAGATTACGGGTTCGGTCGAGAGTGTGAGCAATGCTCTTCGGCGCGATTCTACAGCACCAGTGGCGATGGGCAGGGAACTGTACGATTCGATTCAACTAACACTAGGACAAGCTGCTGGGCTCGCAAACAGAGCAGCGAACATGAACGGCCAAAACATGATGCCTcaaccagcggcaccagcgccaccgccaccaccatccgtaGTGCTACCAATGCAAGCGCCCAAACCAAATGATCCACGTTTAGGGGCACGCGGTGGCAATTACCGCGGCTTTCAGGGCAGCAGGCAAATGCCACAGGTTAACCTAGTTCCGGCTGGATTTCTCTACGATGGCCCgaagaaaaataagaagaGAAAATAG
- the LOC125949361 gene encoding leucine-rich repeat-containing protein 58 yields MDVVYTSDSCDSDSREQKTVDLGHSNKRHLDDDLMRVSKSKKLAEDIETVLLNHNKLVRVPSSLADFTNLRVLDLSNNQLEELPDIITQCQLTTLIVKNNLLTDKSLPKSLLAAAGNGLRELNLSGNRFEHFPEQIIELRSLKYLYLGGNQITNVPKDIWKLQQLQLLSLGGNLISEIPETVGLLNHLHALVLCDNLLEVLPASIARLVNLKSLLLHKNQLRHLPREIITLRNLTELSLRDNPLVVRFVKDMTLNPPSLLELAGRTVKTCAIRYGPEDLPRMLIEYLQTANCCVNPNCKGVFFDNRVEHIKFVDFCGKYRIPLLQYLCSSKCVADTSSSDPGSEPSSSMMRKVLLG; encoded by the exons ATGGATGTCGTTTATACTTCCGACAGCTGCGACAGTGACTCGCGCGAACAGAAAACCGTTGATCTGGGCCACTCGAATAAGCGCCATCTGGACGATGATCTGATGCGCGTCTCAAAGTCGAAGAAGCTGGCGGAAGACATCGAGACCGTGCTCCTGAACCACAACAAGCTGGTGCGCGTTCCATCGTCGCTGGCCGATTTCACCAACCTGCGGGTGCTGGATTTGAGCAACAACCAGCTCGAGGAACTACCGGACATAATCACGCAGTGCCAGCTGACGACACTGATCGTGAAGAACAATCTGCTGACGGACAAATCGCTACCGAAATCGTTGCTAGCCGCCGCTGGTAATGGCCTCCGGGAGCTCAACCTGAGCGGTAATCGTTTCGAGCATTTTCCGGAGCAGATCATCGAGCTGCGCTCCCTGAAGTATCTGTACCTTGGAGGGAATCAAATCACGAATGTACCCAAGGACATTTGGAAGCTACAGCA gTTGCAGCTGCTATCACTTGGTGGTAACCTGATCAGCGAAATCCCAGAAACCGTCGGACTGCTGAATCATCTGCATGCACTCGTACTCTGTGATAATCTGCTCGAGGTGCTACCCGCGTCCATTGCCCGCCTGGTGAACCTGAagtccctgctgctgcacaaaaaCCAGCTGCGCCATCTTCCACGGGAAATCATCACGCTGCGAAACCTGACGGAG TTGAGTCTGCGTGACAATCCATTGGTGGTGCGTTTTGTCAAGGATATGACCCTAAATCCTCCCAGCTTGCTCGAGCTCGCTGGACGTACCGTGAAAACCTGTGCCATTCGTTACGGACCGGAAGATTTACCGCGCATGCTAATAGAGTACCTGCAGACGGCCAACTGCTGTGTCAACCCCAACTGCAAAG GAGTATTCTTCGACAATCGAGTAGAGCACATCAAATTCGTGGATTTCTGCGGCAAATACCGTATACCGTTGTTGCAGTATTTGTGTTCTTCTAA ATGCGTCGCCGATACGAGCTCGTCGGATCCGGGCAGcgaaccaagcagcagcatgatgcgTAAGGTGTTGCTGGGCTAG